A single region of the Podospora pseudopauciseta strain CBS 411.78 chromosome 1, whole genome shotgun sequence genome encodes:
- the OGG1 gene encoding 8-oxoguanine glycosylase ogg1 (EggNog:ENOG503NWHV; COG:L; BUSCO:EOG092628HC), protein MASEWRKLPLSLAELCIDTTLRCGQSFRWRKINNEWHCVLSNRLITLTQSPTHLSYKCTLPAINPPPHETTLPLLQSYLSLGVPLTQLYTQWSTTDPNFARRCSSFTGIRILNQDAWETLISFICSSNNNISRISSMVNNLCLHYGPYITTISGEPFHDFPSPEALSGPEVESHLRSLGFGYRAKYIADTAQIISQQRPKGWLDQIRNPAVPPADNPKFQPGEKPTYRKAHEALLELAGVGPKVSDCVCLMGLGWWESVPIDTHVWQIAQRDYNFGGKSKSKTFTKGMYESVGDHFRNIWGEYAGWAQSVLFTANLKSFAEQAKTGKKGKKEEEEDKENADVVVKKEKVVKQEVARVVKNEELTVSSTRKRKAVKEESQQRDEDVKMEDVMDGLTLSSQVSQVSTTSTTTRRVSKRIKARESQ, encoded by the exons ATGGCCTCCGAATGGCGAAAATTACCCCTGAGCCTAGCCGAGCTCTGTATCGACACAACCCTTCGCTGTGGAC AATCCTTCCGCTGGCGTAAAATAAACAATGAATGGCACTGCGTCCTCTCCAACCGCCTCATCACCCTGACCCAATCCCCAACTCATCTCTCATACAAAtgcaccctccccgccatcaacccacccccacatgaaaccaccctccccctcttaCAATCCTACCTCTCCCTCGGCGTTCCACTCACCCAGCTCTACACCCAATGGTCTACCACCGACCCCAACTTCGCTCGGCgctgctcctccttcaccggCATCCGCATTTTGAACCAAGACGCCTGGGAAaccctcatctccttcatctgcagctccaacaacaacatctcgCGAATCAGCTCTATGGTGAACAACCTCTGCCTCCACTACGGCCCTTACATCACCACCATATCAGGGGAACCCTTCCATGACTTCCCCTCACCAGAAGCCCTCTCCGGACCAGAGGTTGAATCCCACCTCCGCTCTCTCGGATTTGGCTACCGCGCCAAATACATCGCCGATACCGCGCAAATCATCTCTCAGCAACGACCAAAAGGGTGGTTGGATCAAATTCGCAACCCGGCCGTACCACCAGCGGATAACCCCAAGTTTCAACCTGGGGAGAAGCCCACTTATCGCAAGGCACATGAGGCATTGCTTGAACTAGCAGGTGTTGGACCCAAAGTGTCTGATTGTGTTTgtttgatggggttggggtggtgggaatcTGTTCCAATCGATACGCACGTCTGGCAGATCGCACAGCGAGATTACAATTTCGGTGGAAAGTCCAAAAGCAAAACTTTTACAAAGGGGATGTATGAGAGTGTAGGGGATCATTTCAGGAACATCTGGGGGGAGTACGCGGGTTGGGCACAGAGTGTTCTTTTCACTGCTAACCTCAAGTCGTTTGCTGAGCAGGCGAAGACaggaaagaaggggaagaaagaagaagaagaggacaaGGAAAATGCCGACGTGGttgtgaagaaggagaaggtggtAAAGCAAGAAGTGGCAAGAGTGGTGAAAAATGAAGAGTTGACGGTTTCGAGCACGAGAAAAAGGAAGGCTGTCAAGGAGGAGTCGCAGCAAAGGGATGAAGATGTCAAAATGGAGGATGTAATGGATGGGTTGACGCTTAGCTCGCAGGTGTCGCAGGTTTCGACGACGAGTACGACGACCAGAAGGGTGAGTAAGAGGATAAAGGCGAGGGAAAGTCAatga
- a CDS encoding hypothetical protein (COG:A; EggNog:ENOG503NUP9) — protein MNGDNYSSRDSGRYGSSRDHQSSRRDRDDRRDRGDPRDSRGSRRRSRSPPDYRSGGRSRRDEGAGGGDVDAYSSSRSHRDREREDRYTGGRDRRGGDRGGDREWDRDRGGRSRRDDDDGRRERRGERPDRDVIDDRRGGGRRGGGDRDADRERERERRRSASPPPKKREPTPDLTDIVPILERRRRLTQWDIKPPGYDNVTAEQAKLSGMFPLPGAPRQQAMDPTKLQAFMSQPGGAVNSAALKPTNSRQAKRLILSNIPASATDDSIVNFFNLQLNGLNVIEQTDPCLLCNISPDRSFAMLEFRNNTDATVALALDGITMDADDHQANGNGAAATGLKIRRPKDYIVPAIVEDPNYDPDSSVPSTNVVDGPNKISVTNIPPYLTEDQVMELLVSFGKLKSFVFVKDNGTQEPRGIAFLEYADSSVTDVAISGLNNMMLGEKALKVQKASIGITQVAGELSVNAMSMLAGTTPSDNDAGRVLQLLNMVTADELMDNDDYEEIRDDVQEECEKFGKIVSLKIPRPVGGSRQSAGVGKIFIKFENHEAANKALRALAGRKFADRTVVTTYFPEENFDVNAW, from the exons ATGAACGGAGATAACTACTCCTCCAGag ACAGTGGTCGTTACGGCTCATCTCGCGATCATCAG TCCTCCAGACGTGATCGCGACGATAGACGCGACCGTGGTGACCCCCGCGACAGCAGAGGTAGCAGGAGACGGTCCAGATCCCCACCAGATTATCGTAGCGGCGGTAGATCTCGTCGCGACGAAGGTGCTGGCGGCGGAGATGTCGACGCATATTCTTCCAGCCGAAGCCATCGTGATAGAGAGCGCGAGGACCGATACACTGGAGGACGGGATCGCCGAGGAGGGGACCGTGGCGGTGATAGGGAATGGGACCGGGACAGAGGTGGCCGAAGCAGGcgtgacgacgacgatgggaGACGCGAGCGCCGCGGGGAGCGCCCTGATCGGGATGTTATCGACGATCgccggggtggtggaagacgCGGTGGTGGCGATAGGGACGCCGAcagagagagggaaagggaacGCCGTCGCAGTGCATCGCCCCCCCCCAAGAAGCGCGAACCCACTCCCGACTTGACCGATATCGTGCCGATCCTCGAACGCAGACGACGTCTTACACAATGGGATATCAAACCACCCGGATACGACAATGTCACGGCCGAACAAGCCAAGCTTTCGGGCATGTTCCCGCTTCCAGGAGCCCCCAGACAGCAGGCCATGGATCCAACGAAGTTGCAGGCCTTCATGAGCCAGCCAGGTGGAGCGGTCAATAGCGCTGCTCTCAAGCCCACGAACTCCCGCCAGGCCAAGCGCTTGATTCTGTCAAATATCCCCGCCTCAGCAACCGACGACAGCATCGTCAACTTCTTTAACCTACAGCTCAACGGCTTGAACGTCATTGAGCAGACGGACCCATGCCTTCTCTGCAACATCTCCCCAGACCGGTCGTTTGCTATGCTTGAGTTCCGCAACAATACAGATGCGACGGTGGCGCTGGCTCTCGACGGCATCACGATGGATGCTGATGATCACCAGGCGAACGGAAACGGTGCTGCGGCCACAGGGTTGAAGATCCGTCGGCCGAAGGATTACATTGTCCCTGCGATCGTGGAGGACCCCAACTATGACCCCGACTCCAGTGTGCCATCAACcaatgttgttgatggcccGAACAAGATCAGTGTTACCAACATCCCTCCTTATCTCACCGAAGATCAGGTTATGGAGCTTCTCGTTAGCTTTGGCAAGCTCAAGTCGTTTGTGTTTGTGAAGGATAATGGCACACAAGAGCCAAGG GGCATTGCATTCTTGGAGTACGCCGATTCCAGCGTCACGGATGTTGCAATCAGTGGTCTCAACAACATGATGCTTGGAGAGAAGGCGCTCAAGGTTCAGAAGGCCAGCATTGGCATCACCCAGGTTGCTGGTGAACTCAGTGTCAACGCCATGTCTATGCTTGCTGGTACTACTCCCTCGGACAATGACGCCGGTAGAGTCCTCCAGCTCCTAAATATGGTCACTGCGGATGAGCTCATGGATAACGATGATTACGAAG AAATTCGTGATGATGTACAAGAGGAGTGCGAGAAGTTTGGCAAGATCGTCTCCCTCAAGATTCCTCGGCCGGTCGGTGGCAGCCGACAGTCAGCCGGCGTGGGCAAGATCTTCATCAAGTTCGAGAACCATGAAGCCGCCAACAAGGCTCTCCGGGCTTTGGCCGGGCGGAAGTTCGCTGACCGGACTGTGGTGACGACATATTTCCCCGAG GAGAACTTCGATGTTAATGCGTGGTAA
- the SDC1 gene encoding COMPASS (complex proteins associated with Set1p) component (COG:K; EggNog:ENOG503P8ID) translates to MADQQQPPLPEATNGLVNPSIDTPMTDAPSAPLPRKQQQQQQQQQQPPPLPHSSTPTPRTTTPIPLPHIPGFTAPATASNSRATSVHPPEQQATVPPPTNTTAQTTTIPMPSEPPLHGAPVRQYINSKITGVLLEGMKLVAREQPKDPLRVLGEYLLQRSNEIEQQGGQKGE, encoded by the exons ATGGcagatcaacaacaacctcctctcccagaAGCCACAAATGGCCTTGTCAACCCATCAATCGACACCCCCATGACCGATGCGCCATCAGCCCCA CTCCCTcgcaagcagcagcaacagcaacagcaacaacaacaaccccctccgcTTCCCCACAGCAGCACCCCAACACCCCGAACAACCACCccaatccctctcccccacatCCCAGGCTTTACCgcgccagcaacagcctccAACTCGCGCGCAACCTCCGTTCACCCACCAGAACAACAAGCTACtgtcccccctccaaccaacaccaccgctcaAACAACTACCATCCCGATGCCCTCTGAACCCCCTCTCCACGGCGCGCCAGTTAGGCAGTACATCAACTCCAAGATCACGGGTGTTTTGCTGGAGGGTATGAAGCTCGTTGCCAGGGAGCA ACCAAAAGACCCATTGAGAGTCCTGGGGGAGTATCTCCTCCAGAGAAGCAACGAGATTGAGCAGCAGGGAGGGCAAAAGGGGGAGTAG
- a CDS encoding hypothetical protein (EggNog:ENOG503P2ZZ; COG:S) — MSSSSRCSLYAELLANIRQISLVASLTSPSDASTRVAVAADGSTIELTHHGEVHKISLPAKIPLGSTLLPIDQRQNGTTALSWRLPLDGTVPQPHLSSDTPAWSATDFDVGVQVACRNCNTVVVEEGTVKVWKDLPSENWAEMMEFWHCHKPDHHHEDGHEHGHSRDEHFGKADEKSLAARGYGASSIISAQPGVGFVDLTTILFTERDCQNITYSNSAFEQGSLNRQDLPLTNNRSLNVFCSSCHSQLGFYVFRTAAVTLLKWQMSCKSASGSAPGITDCLAATIISTISRSASSKSLIMPINETESEVKQTVIYAWVLNANIVYSSSNGALGRPAIKLLYQKIPREEADKMLEAVTCEAQEINLPAIAIEKVVEHLDESNWLLPEKERVFREWRVGLLTR; from the exons ATGTCATCTTCCAGTCGCTGCTCGCTTTACGCAGAGCTGCTAGCCAATATCCGCCAAATTTCACTGGTCGCTTCTCTCACATCGCCCAGTGATGCCTCCACCAGAGTTGCTGTGGCTGCTGACGGAAGCACCATCGAGTTGACACATCATGGCGAGGTTCACAAAATCAGTTTGCCTGCCAAGATACCTCTTGGCAGTACACTCCTTCCCATCGATCAGAGGCAAAACGGGACCACGGCTCTGTCATGGCGATTGCCACTTGATGGCACGGTTCCCCAACCGCATCTCTCTTCTGATACCCCCGCCTGGTCAGCGACAGACTTCGACGTCGGCGTCCAGGTCGCTTGCAGGAATTGCAATACCGTcgttgtggaggagggtacAGTAAAGGTCTGGAAAGACTTGCCAAGTGAGAACTGGGCCGAGATGATGGAATTCTGGCATTGTCACAAGCCGGATCACCATCATGAGGATGGACACGAGCACGGGCATTCCCGTGATGAGCACTTTGGCAAGGCAGATGAAAAGAGCCTGGCTGCTCGAGGCTATGGGGCTTCATCCATCATCTCAGCTCAACCAGGTGTCGGTTTTGTTGACTTGACAACGATCCTTTTTACCGAACGCGATTGCCAGAATATCACG TACTCAAACTCAGCCTTTGAGCAAGGGTCATTAAATAGACAAGATCTGCCATTGACCAACAACCGCAGCTTGAATGTTTTTTGCTCTTCCTGCCACTCTCAACTCGGCTTCTACGTCTTTCGGACAGCAGCTGTCACCCTTCTAAAGTGGCAGATGTCTTGCAAGTCCGCATCTGGTTCAGCACCAGGCATCACTGATTGCCTGGCCGCGACTatcatctccaccatctcgCGGTCTGCCTCGTCAAAGTCGCTCATCATGCCCATTAATGAGACAGAATCGGAAGTCAAACAGACGGTGATTTACGCGTGGGTGCTCAACGCTAATATTGTGTACTCATCGAGTAATGGGGCGTTGGGAAGACCAGCTATCAAGCTGTTGTATCAGAAGATACCGCGAGAGGAAGCGGACAAGATGTTGGAGGCGGTGACGTGTGAGGCGCAGGAGATCAACCTGCCGGCGATCGCTATTGAGAAGGTGGTCGAGCATTTGGATGAGAGTAACTGGTTGTTACCGGAGAAGGAAAGGGTGTTTAGGGAGTGGagggtggggttgttgacgaGATGA
- the RPS13 gene encoding ribosomal 40S subunit protein S13 (COG:J; BUSCO:EOG0926514P; EggNog:ENOG503P1R2), whose translation MGRLHSKGKGISASAIPYSRNPPAWLKTTPEQVVDQICKLAKKGATPSQIGVILRDSHGVAQTKVVTGNKILRILKSNGLAPALPEDLFSLIKKAVAVRKHLERNRKDKDGKFRLILIESRIHRLARYYKTVGVLPPTWKYESSTASTLVG comes from the exons ATGGGTCGTCTTCACTCCAAGGGAAAGGGCATTTCTGCCTCCGCCATCCCCTACTCCCGCAACCCCCCCGCCTGGCTCAAGACCACCCCCGAGCAGGTCGTTGATCAGATTTGCAAGCTCGCCAAGAAGGGTGCTACCCCCTCCCAGATCGGTGTCATCCTCCGTGACTCCCACGGCGTTGCCCAGACCAAGGTCGTTACTG GCAACAAGATCCTCCGTATTCTCAAGAGCAACG GCCTTGCCCCCGCTCTTCCTGAGGATCTCTTC TCCCTGATCAAGAAGGCTGTCGCTGTCCGCAAGCACCTTGAGCGCAACCGCAAGGACAAGGACGGCAAGTTCCGCCTTATTCTCATCGAGTCCCGTATCCACCGTTTGGCCCGTTACTACAAGACCGTCGgtgtcctcccccccacctgGAAGTACGAGTCCTCTACTGCCAGCACCCTCGTCGGTTAA